From the genome of Bosea sp. Tri-49, one region includes:
- a CDS encoding aa3-type cytochrome c oxidase subunit IV — MADHGHAADIPEMDYPEHERTYTGFIHFAEVGTVACLAIVAALAVGGTKHAWGTAIVGTLLTLVGTGVGIAAPSIGWRATLVPFVLMLLALLLY; from the coding sequence ATGGCCGACCACGGACACGCTGCCGACATTCCGGAGATGGACTACCCGGAGCATGAGCGCACCTATACGGGCTTCATCCACTTCGCCGAAGTCGGCACGGTGGCCTGCCTCGCAATCGTCGCTGCGCTCGCCGTCGGCGGCACCAAGCATGCCTGGGGTACCGCTATCGTGGGCACGCTGTTGACCCTGGTCGGCACCGGCGTCGGCATCGCCGCCCCGTCGATCGGCTGGCGCGCCACGCTCGTTCCCTTCGTTCTGATGCTGCTCGCGCTCCTCCTCTACTAA
- a CDS encoding Re/Si-specific NAD(P)(+) transhydrogenase subunit alpha has translation MRIAVPAETQGAETRVAVTPETVRKFIGLGAEIAVEKGAGLASGITDSDYEAAGATIAKSAKDALKGADIVLKVRRPGEDEIAGLPAGALVVGIMDPYGSEAQVEALAKANVAAFAMEFMPRITRAQVMDVLSSQANLAGYRAVIDGAAEYGRALPMMMTAAGTVPAARIFIMGVGVAGLQAIATARRMGAIVTATDVRPATKEQVESLGAKFLAVEDEEFKQAQTAGGYAKEMSKEYQAKQAELTASHIAKQDIVITTALIPGRPAPKLISAAMVESMKPGSVIIDLAVERGGNCELARPGEVVTTPNGVKIVGHLNVPGRLPATSSSLYAKNLFAFVETLIDKAEKKLAVNWDDELVKATCLTKDGAVVHPNFVAKA, from the coding sequence ATGCGCATCGCTGTCCCAGCCGAAACGCAAGGGGCGGAGACCCGCGTCGCCGTGACGCCGGAAACCGTCCGCAAGTTCATTGGCCTCGGGGCCGAGATCGCAGTGGAGAAGGGGGCGGGCCTCGCCTCCGGGATTACGGATAGCGATTACGAGGCGGCCGGCGCGACAATCGCCAAGAGCGCCAAGGACGCGCTCAAGGGCGCCGACATCGTGCTGAAGGTGCGCCGCCCGGGTGAAGATGAGATCGCGGGCCTGCCGGCCGGAGCGCTCGTCGTCGGCATCATGGACCCCTATGGCAGCGAGGCGCAGGTCGAGGCGCTCGCCAAGGCCAATGTCGCGGCCTTCGCCATGGAGTTCATGCCGCGCATCACCCGCGCGCAGGTCATGGACGTTTTGTCCTCGCAGGCGAACCTCGCCGGCTATCGCGCTGTGATCGACGGCGCCGCCGAATACGGCCGCGCGCTGCCGATGATGATGACCGCGGCCGGCACCGTGCCGGCGGCGAGGATCTTCATCATGGGCGTCGGCGTCGCCGGCCTGCAGGCGATCGCCACCGCGCGTCGCATGGGCGCCATCGTCACCGCGACGGACGTGCGGCCGGCCACCAAGGAGCAGGTCGAGTCGCTCGGCGCCAAGTTCCTGGCGGTCGAGGACGAGGAGTTCAAGCAGGCGCAGACCGCCGGCGGCTACGCCAAGGAAATGTCCAAGGAGTACCAGGCCAAGCAGGCCGAGCTGACGGCGAGCCATATCGCCAAGCAGGACATCGTCATCACCACCGCGCTGATCCCGGGCCGCCCGGCGCCGAAGCTGATCTCTGCGGCGATGGTCGAGAGCATGAAGCCCGGCTCGGTGATCATCGACCTTGCGGTCGAGCGCGGCGGCAATTGCGAGCTCGCCAGGCCAGGCGAGGTCGTGACCACGCCGAACGGGGTCAAGATCGTCGGCCATCTCAACGTGCCGGGCCGCCTGCCGGCGACCTCCTCCAGCCTTTACGCCAAGAACCTCTTCGCCTTCGTCGAGACGCTGATCGACAAGGCCGAGAAGAAGCTCGCGGTGAACTGGGATGACGAGCTGGTCAAGGCGACCTGCCTGACCAAGGATGGCGCCGTCGTCCACCCGAATTTCGTGGCCAAGGCCTGA
- a CDS encoding 3-keto-5-aminohexanoate cleavage protein → MTTPIWIEAAINGPWGKERQPGIPITISDIVADGIAAVEAGAAIVHLHVYDVETGRQRDDWELYAQAIEGIRAKVDVIVYPTIPILGSAYAGDMIGSGRYTHLEELAKRGLVEWGVLDPGSCNWTTFAGIPEGEAGFIYQNPGEHIREGMDVAQRHKIHPSYAIYEPGFTRLGAALAKAYPGMPTPIYRLMFSDAFAWGFPPKPYALEAHLALLADCARQAPVMIAGLGVDLTEIVAPAVARGVHVRAGLEDAPFGETRTNAQLIADMVCKVEVAGGRPASVAEVRASLAA, encoded by the coding sequence ATGACTACACCGATCTGGATCGAGGCTGCGATCAATGGCCCCTGGGGCAAGGAGCGCCAGCCCGGCATTCCGATCACGATCTCTGACATCGTCGCGGACGGGATCGCGGCGGTCGAGGCCGGCGCGGCGATCGTCCATCTGCATGTCTACGACGTCGAGACCGGCCGCCAGCGCGACGACTGGGAGCTCTATGCGCAGGCGATCGAGGGCATCAGAGCCAAGGTCGACGTGATCGTCTATCCGACCATCCCCATCCTCGGCTCTGCTTACGCCGGCGACATGATCGGCTCGGGCCGCTACACGCATCTGGAAGAATTGGCCAAGCGTGGCCTGGTCGAATGGGGCGTGCTCGATCCCGGTTCGTGCAACTGGACGACCTTCGCCGGCATTCCCGAGGGCGAGGCCGGATTCATTTACCAGAACCCCGGCGAGCATATCCGCGAGGGGATGGACGTCGCGCAGCGCCACAAGATCCATCCGAGCTATGCGATCTACGAGCCCGGCTTCACCCGGCTGGGAGCTGCGTTGGCCAAGGCCTATCCGGGCATGCCGACGCCGATCTACCGGCTGATGTTCTCCGATGCCTTCGCCTGGGGCTTTCCACCGAAGCCCTACGCGCTCGAAGCGCATCTTGCGCTGCTAGCGGATTGTGCGCGCCAAGCTCCCGTGATGATCGCGGGGCTCGGCGTCGACCTCACGGAGATCGTCGCCCCGGCGGTCGCGCGCGGCGTCCATGTCCGCGCCGGGCTGGAGGATGCGCCCTTCGGCGAAACGCGTACGAACGCGCAATTGATCGCCGACATGGTCTGCAAGGTGGAGGTTGCCGGCGGCCGGCCCGCGAGTGTGGCGGAGGTCAGGGCGAGCCTAGCGGCTTGA
- a CDS encoding cupin domain-containing protein translates to MGLRFIFMLTRNDRTVSDAMEQLRTALALGVRHIGFKDIGLPLDTLKALNAAIKAGGATSYLEVVSLDRDSEIASAKAAVEIGIDILLGGTRVDDVLPIIAGTTIQYCPFPGTISGHPSVLRGSIDEIVASAQAMAARDGVHGLDLLAYRSHENVPALIEAVCSAVSKPVYVAGSIDTPGRIAALKEAGAAGFTIGTAALDGKYPAHGSDVPSQLKTIIRDVAMLNRHISPFRKENLESAFGRFSDSWPPRLAASVNNLQIKLAKFEGEAGWHFNSREDEVFFVHKGRLLMKFRDRDEVIEEGEFIVVPHGVERCPTALEEVCEVVVLEIGPTKDASA, encoded by the coding sequence ATGGGCCTACGCTTCATCTTCATGCTCACCCGCAACGACCGGACGGTCAGCGATGCGATGGAGCAGCTTCGGACGGCTCTGGCTCTTGGAGTCCGGCATATCGGCTTCAAGGACATCGGCTTGCCGCTCGACACGCTGAAAGCGCTCAACGCGGCGATCAAGGCCGGCGGCGCAACCTCCTATCTCGAAGTCGTCTCGCTCGATCGCGACAGCGAGATCGCGTCTGCGAAAGCTGCGGTCGAGATCGGCATCGACATTCTGCTTGGCGGGACGAGGGTCGACGATGTGCTGCCGATCATCGCCGGCACCACGATCCAGTACTGCCCGTTCCCGGGCACGATCTCCGGACATCCGAGCGTGCTGAGGGGGAGCATCGACGAAATCGTCGCCAGCGCGCAGGCCATGGCCGCACGCGACGGCGTGCACGGCCTCGATCTCCTGGCCTATCGCTCGCACGAGAACGTCCCGGCGCTCATCGAAGCCGTCTGCTCCGCGGTGTCGAAGCCCGTCTATGTGGCCGGATCGATCGACACCCCGGGTCGCATCGCAGCCTTGAAGGAGGCCGGGGCCGCCGGTTTCACCATTGGCACGGCCGCGCTCGATGGAAAATATCCGGCCCATGGCAGCGACGTGCCAAGCCAGCTGAAGACGATCATCCGTGATGTCGCGATGCTCAACCGGCACATCTCACCGTTCCGCAAGGAGAATCTGGAGAGTGCTTTCGGACGATTTTCCGACAGCTGGCCTCCCCGGCTTGCCGCATCCGTCAACAATCTGCAGATCAAGCTCGCGAAATTCGAGGGCGAGGCCGGTTGGCATTTCAACAGCCGCGAGGATGAGGTCTTCTTCGTTCACAAGGGCCGGCTGCTGATGAAGTTCCGCGACCGGGATGAGGTCATCGAAGAAGGGGAGTTCATCGTCGTGCCGCACGGCGTCGAACGTTGTCCGACTGCGCTCGAAGAGGTCTGTGAGGTCGTCGTGCTTGAGATTGGACCGACGAAGGATGCGTCTGCATGA
- a CDS encoding NAD(P)(+) transhydrogenase (Re/Si-specific) subunit beta: MAANLAALLYVVSGVLFIMALRGLSHPTSSRQGNRYGMIGMAIAVLTTVIFYPPAGFSGWLLVILGIAIGGGFGAYMAKRVQMTQMPQLVAFFHSLVGLAAVLVAAAALYAPEAFGIGQVGKIKGASLFEMALGVAIGAITFTGSIIAFLKLDGRMSGKPIMLPQRHGINIGLGIALLVMLLIFLKTESHLVFWLIVLVSFALGVLLIIPIGGADMPVVVSMLNSYSGWAAAGIGFTLGNMALIITGALVGSSGAILSYIMCKAMNRSFISVILGGFGGDDAAAGAGGAVEARPVKQGSPDDAAYIMKNAGKVLIVPGYGMAVAQAQHALREMADLLKKEGVEVKYAIHPVAGRMPGHMNVLLAEANVPYDEVFELEDINSEFGQADVAFVIGANDVTNPAAKTDKASPIYGMPILDVEKAKTVLFIKRGMAAGYAGVENELFFRPNTMMLFGDAKKVTDEIVKAMAH, translated from the coding sequence ATGGCCGCCAATCTCGCCGCCCTTCTCTACGTCGTCTCCGGCGTCCTGTTCATCATGGCCCTGCGCGGGCTGTCGCACCCGACGAGCTCGCGCCAGGGCAACCGCTACGGCATGATCGGCATGGCGATCGCCGTGCTGACCACAGTGATCTTCTACCCGCCGGCCGGCTTCTCCGGCTGGCTGCTCGTCATCCTCGGCATCGCGATCGGCGGCGGCTTCGGCGCCTATATGGCCAAGCGCGTGCAGATGACGCAGATGCCGCAGCTCGTCGCCTTCTTCCACTCGCTTGTCGGCCTTGCGGCCGTGCTTGTGGCAGCGGCGGCGCTCTATGCGCCTGAGGCGTTCGGCATCGGCCAGGTCGGCAAGATCAAGGGCGCCAGCCTGTTCGAGATGGCGCTAGGCGTCGCCATCGGCGCGATCACCTTCACCGGCTCGATCATCGCCTTCCTCAAGCTCGACGGGCGGATGAGCGGCAAGCCGATCATGCTGCCGCAGCGCCATGGCATCAATATCGGCCTCGGCATCGCGCTTCTGGTAATGCTGTTGATCTTCCTGAAGACGGAAAGCCATCTCGTCTTCTGGCTGATCGTGCTGGTCTCCTTCGCGCTCGGCGTGCTCTTGATCATCCCGATCGGCGGCGCGGACATGCCGGTCGTCGTCTCGATGCTGAACTCCTATTCCGGCTGGGCCGCGGCGGGCATCGGCTTCACGCTCGGCAACATGGCGCTGATCATCACCGGCGCGCTCGTCGGCTCGTCCGGCGCGATCCTGTCCTACATCATGTGCAAAGCGATGAACCGGAGCTTCATCTCCGTCATCCTCGGTGGCTTTGGCGGCGATGATGCTGCGGCCGGCGCGGGCGGCGCGGTCGAGGCTCGCCCGGTCAAGCAGGGCTCGCCTGATGATGCCGCCTACATCATGAAGAATGCCGGCAAGGTCCTGATCGTGCCGGGCTACGGCATGGCAGTGGCCCAAGCGCAGCACGCGCTGCGCGAGATGGCGGACCTGCTCAAGAAGGAGGGCGTCGAGGTGAAGTACGCCATCCATCCGGTGGCGGGCCGCATGCCTGGCCATATGAACGTGCTGCTGGCCGAGGCTAACGTTCCCTATGACGAGGTCTTCGAGCTCGAGGATATCAACTCGGAGTTCGGCCAGGCCGACGTCGCCTTCGTCATCGGCGCCAACGACGTCACCAACCCGGCTGCCAAGACCGACAAGGCTTCACCGATCTACGGCATGCCGATCCTCGACGTCGAGAAGGCCAAGACCGTGCTCTTCATCAAGCGCGGCATGGCCGCCGGCTATGCCGGGGTCGAGAACGAGCTGTTCTTCCGGCCCAACACGATGATGCTGTTCGGCGACGCCAAGAAGGTCACCGACGAGATCGTCAAGGCGATGGCGCACTGA
- a CDS encoding NAD(P) transhydrogenase subunit alpha yields MANPTPEQALEQARSAAALAKQAAELAEKYAEQAAAAAGAATGVDPTVYRLAIFVLAVFVGYYVVWSVTPALHTPLMSVTNAISSVIVVGALLAVGVQAAPAMGDGPLWAKVFGFIALILASVNIFGGFLVTERMLSMYKKKG; encoded by the coding sequence ATGGCTAATCCGACACCCGAACAGGCGCTCGAACAGGCCCGCTCCGCCGCGGCACTGGCGAAACAGGCAGCCGAGCTCGCCGAGAAATACGCCGAGCAGGCCGCTGCGGCGGCCGGCGCCGCGACCGGCGTCGACCCGACGGTCTATCGCCTTGCCATCTTCGTGCTCGCCGTCTTCGTCGGCTACTACGTCGTCTGGTCGGTGACGCCGGCGCTGCACACGCCGCTGATGTCGGTCACCAACGCGATCTCCTCGGTCATCGTCGTCGGCGCGCTGCTGGCAGTCGGTGTCCAGGCCGCGCCCGCGATGGGCGACGGGCCGCTCTGGGCCAAGGTCTTCGGCTTCATCGCGCTGATCCTGGCTTCGGTGAACATCTTCGGTGGCTTCCTCGTCACCGAGCGAATGCTCTCGATGTACAAGAAGAAGGGCTGA
- a CDS encoding ABC1 kinase family protein has translation MSERDSEANRFSARAARYARVGANVGGVAARIAGTKLFGLEGRNATNAEALAKALGGLKGPLMKVAQLVATIPDVVPPEYAAELQKLQSEAPPMGAAFVKRRMQAELGATWRERFAEFDLKPAAAASLGQVHRAVSLDDAPLACKLQYPDMESAVEADISQLEILFGLHRRMGAVIDTSEIAKEISARVREELDYRREAKHVALYQNMLAATPEVRVPNVVPELSTRRLLTMGWLEGDKILNHKQASQEVRDRISTAMFRAWWRPFSHHGVIHGDPHLGNYTVFQDGGEPGGINLLDYGCIRIFPPSFVGGVVDLYRGLLTGEEARVVHAYEVWGFKGLNKELIDTLNIWAKFIYGPLLEDRTRRIAEGVKPSEYGRKQAFQVHSALKARGPVTVPREFVFMDRAAIGLGGVFLHLDAELNFHRLFEQEIADFSVARVASEQGAALAAAGLGSS, from the coding sequence ATGTCCGAACGCGATAGCGAAGCCAACCGATTCTCCGCCCGCGCGGCGCGCTATGCCCGCGTCGGCGCCAATGTCGGCGGCGTGGCGGCGCGCATCGCCGGCACCAAGCTGTTCGGGCTGGAAGGCCGCAACGCCACCAATGCGGAGGCGCTGGCGAAGGCGCTCGGCGGGCTGAAGGGCCCGCTGATGAAGGTGGCGCAGCTCGTCGCCACTATTCCCGACGTGGTTCCGCCGGAATACGCCGCCGAACTGCAGAAGCTGCAATCGGAAGCGCCGCCGATGGGAGCGGCCTTCGTCAAGCGCCGCATGCAGGCCGAACTCGGAGCGACCTGGCGCGAGCGCTTTGCCGAGTTCGATTTGAAGCCGGCGGCTGCCGCCTCGCTCGGGCAAGTGCATCGGGCGGTCTCGCTCGACGACGCCCCGCTCGCCTGCAAGCTCCAGTACCCCGACATGGAGTCGGCCGTGGAGGCCGATATCTCCCAGCTTGAGATCCTGTTCGGGCTGCACCGACGCATGGGCGCGGTGATCGACACCAGCGAGATCGCCAAGGAGATCAGCGCCCGCGTCCGCGAGGAACTCGACTATCGCCGCGAGGCTAAGCATGTCGCGCTCTACCAGAACATGCTGGCTGCAACGCCGGAGGTCCGCGTGCCCAATGTCGTGCCGGAGCTGTCGACGCGGCGCCTTCTGACCATGGGCTGGCTCGAGGGCGACAAGATCCTCAACCACAAGCAGGCGAGCCAGGAGGTCCGCGACAGGATCTCGACCGCGATGTTCCGGGCCTGGTGGCGGCCGTTCAGCCATCACGGCGTGATCCATGGCGACCCGCATCTCGGCAACTACACGGTTTTCCAGGACGGCGGCGAGCCAGGGGGCATCAACCTGCTCGACTATGGCTGCATCCGGATCTTCCCGCCGAGTTTCGTCGGCGGCGTGGTCGATCTCTATCGCGGCCTGCTTACAGGTGAGGAGGCCCGCGTCGTCCACGCCTATGAGGTCTGGGGCTTCAAGGGGCTCAACAAGGAGCTGATCGATACTCTCAACATCTGGGCGAAGTTCATCTACGGCCCGCTGCTGGAGGATCGCACGCGCCGCATCGCCGAGGGCGTAAAACCGTCGGAATACGGCCGCAAGCAGGCTTTCCAAGTCCATTCGGCGCTGAAGGCGCGGGGCCCGGTGACCGTGCCGCGCGAGTTCGTCTTCATGGACCGGGCCGCGATCGGCTTAGGGGGCGTCTTCCTGCATCTCGACGCCGAGCTGAATTTCCACCGGCTGTTCGAGCAGGAGATCGCGGATTTCAGCGTCGCGCGCGTGGCGAGCGAGCAAGGCGCGGCGCTGGCGGCGGCTGGTCTCGGCAGTTCCTGA
- a CDS encoding OsmC family protein: MASVTIELRNVEGTQAAIGWAGAHTVVVDRPDGRAGGMGLGFNGAQLLALALGGCFCNDLRYAADELGVALGRIAISVTVELEGSPLLTTAATMNVACEMQDSSDAAPVIEKAKAICMVANSLGRGFPVAIEQAGGA; this comes from the coding sequence ATGGCGTCGGTGACGATCGAACTGCGCAATGTCGAGGGCACGCAGGCCGCGATAGGCTGGGCCGGCGCGCATACCGTCGTCGTCGATCGCCCTGACGGCAGGGCTGGCGGCATGGGGCTCGGCTTCAACGGCGCGCAATTGCTCGCGCTCGCCCTTGGCGGCTGCTTCTGCAACGATCTGCGCTATGCCGCTGATGAGCTCGGGGTCGCGCTCGGGCGGATCGCCATCTCGGTCACGGTCGAACTGGAGGGCAGCCCGCTGCTGACGACGGCGGCGACGATGAACGTCGCGTGCGAGATGCAGGACAGCTCAGACGCTGCGCCTGTCATCGAAAAGGCCAAGGCGATCTGCATGGTCGCCAACTCGCTCGGCCGCGGCTTTCCGGTGGCGATCGAGCAGGCCGGGGGCGCCTGA
- a CDS encoding xanthine dehydrogenase family protein molybdopterin-binding subunit, with protein MNPSDSRDSDLMASVGIGQPVPRREDAILVQGHGRYTDDLSVERQLFAAFVRSPHAHGHLRDLDLAEARAMKGVVAIYTAADLDGHGYNPIATPIAVPGRDGAPMKRPQRAALAADKVRFVGDPVAMVVARTADQARSAAEAVRLDIDILPAVTDAEQALGADAPQLYDDVAGNLIVDFQSGDGEKVAAAFAGAAHIARVRIVNNRVVVNPIEPRSAIASFDGKSKRYTLHAPSQGAFGMRNNLAAAMGVKPAGLRLVTGHVGGSFGMKASVFPEYVTLLHAARMLKRPVKWTDQRSESFVSDHHGRDMVFEAELALDARGRFLATRFTGVANMGAYLTPVGAMMPTANIGKNSVGMYRTPLVEVRTRCAVTNTPPIGAYRGAGRPEGNYFMERLIDTAARDMGIDSASLRRRNLIPPARLPWATPVGTVYDSGDFPALFERALEASDWKGYTGRLRASRKAGLLRGRGIGCYLEVTAPPTNEMGGIHFEPDGSVSIVTGTLDYGQGHWTPFAQLLTSQLGVPFAAIKLVQGDSDRLIAGGGTGGSKSLMASGSAIIEASELVIEKGKLLAGHFLEANTADIEFANGRFTVIGTDRSIKIMDIAARLRGGAAVPPDLPQSLDVDHVFKAAPSAYPNGCHVAEVEIDPETGHVEVARYVMINDFGTVVNPMIVEGQLHGGVVQGIGQALFERTVYDDSGQLLTGSYMDYALPRAADVPFFSFVSRGVPTLNNRVGAKGCGEAGCAGSLPSVMNAVVDALAPYGITHLDMPATPQAVWRAVQSGRIG; from the coding sequence ATGAACCCAAGCGATTCCCGTGACAGCGATCTCATGGCCTCGGTCGGGATCGGTCAACCTGTGCCGCGCAGGGAGGATGCGATCCTCGTGCAGGGGCACGGGCGCTACACGGACGATCTTAGCGTCGAGCGGCAGCTCTTCGCAGCCTTCGTCCGCAGCCCTCATGCCCATGGCCATCTGCGTGATCTCGATCTGGCAGAGGCCCGAGCGATGAAGGGTGTCGTCGCGATCTACACCGCGGCGGACCTCGACGGCCACGGCTACAACCCGATCGCGACGCCGATCGCTGTGCCGGGCCGCGATGGTGCGCCGATGAAAAGGCCGCAGCGGGCGGCGCTCGCTGCCGACAAGGTCCGCTTCGTCGGCGATCCCGTCGCGATGGTGGTCGCCCGCACCGCCGATCAGGCCCGGAGCGCCGCGGAGGCGGTCAGGCTCGACATCGATATCCTGCCTGCGGTCACCGATGCCGAGCAGGCGCTCGGGGCCGACGCCCCGCAACTTTATGACGATGTCGCCGGCAATCTGATCGTCGATTTCCAGTCCGGCGACGGCGAGAAGGTCGCTGCGGCCTTTGCCGGAGCCGCGCACATCGCCCGGGTGCGGATCGTCAACAACCGCGTCGTGGTCAACCCGATCGAGCCGCGCAGTGCCATTGCGAGCTTCGATGGCAAGTCGAAGCGCTACACGCTGCACGCTCCAAGCCAGGGCGCCTTCGGCATGCGCAACAACCTGGCCGCGGCCATGGGGGTGAAGCCTGCCGGCTTGCGCTTGGTCACGGGCCATGTCGGCGGCTCGTTCGGCATGAAGGCTTCCGTGTTTCCCGAATACGTCACTCTCCTCCACGCAGCCCGCATGTTGAAGCGGCCGGTCAAATGGACCGATCAACGATCGGAGAGCTTCGTCTCGGATCACCATGGCCGCGACATGGTTTTCGAGGCCGAGCTGGCGCTGGACGCTCGCGGTCGCTTCCTTGCGACGCGCTTCACCGGCGTCGCCAACATGGGCGCCTATCTCACGCCGGTCGGAGCCATGATGCCGACGGCGAATATCGGGAAGAACTCGGTCGGCATGTACCGGACGCCCCTCGTCGAGGTCCGGACGCGTTGTGCGGTGACGAACACCCCGCCGATCGGGGCCTATCGCGGCGCGGGTCGCCCGGAAGGCAACTATTTCATGGAGCGCCTGATCGATACGGCGGCGCGCGATATGGGCATCGACAGCGCGAGCCTGCGGCGGCGCAACCTGATCCCGCCTGCCAGACTGCCCTGGGCCACGCCGGTCGGGACGGTCTACGACAGCGGCGATTTCCCGGCGCTGTTCGAGCGAGCCCTCGAAGCATCGGACTGGAAGGGATACACTGGGCGATTGCGGGCGAGCCGGAAGGCGGGCTTGCTGCGCGGGCGCGGTATCGGCTGCTATCTTGAGGTGACTGCGCCACCGACGAACGAAATGGGCGGGATCCATTTCGAGCCGGATGGCAGCGTGAGCATCGTCACCGGCACGCTCGATTATGGCCAGGGACATTGGACGCCCTTCGCCCAGCTCCTCACCAGCCAGCTCGGCGTTCCCTTCGCGGCGATCAAGCTCGTCCAGGGCGACAGCGACCGGCTGATCGCCGGCGGAGGCACCGGCGGCTCAAAATCGCTGATGGCGAGCGGCTCGGCGATCATCGAAGCGAGCGAGCTCGTCATCGAAAAGGGCAAGTTGCTCGCCGGTCATTTCCTCGAGGCCAATACCGCCGATATCGAGTTCGCGAACGGCCGCTTCACCGTCATCGGTACCGACCGCTCGATCAAGATCATGGACATCGCGGCGAGGCTGCGTGGTGGCGCCGCGGTGCCACCCGACCTGCCACAGTCGCTCGACGTCGATCATGTCTTCAAGGCAGCGCCTTCAGCCTATCCCAATGGCTGTCACGTCGCCGAGGTCGAGATCGATCCCGAGACCGGACATGTCGAGGTCGCGCGCTATGTCATGATCAATGACTTCGGAACCGTGGTGAACCCGATGATCGTCGAAGGGCAGCTCCATGGCGGCGTGGTACAGGGCATCGGCCAGGCGCTGTTCGAGCGGACGGTCTATGACGACAGCGGCCAGCTCCTCACCGGGTCGTACATGGACTACGCATTGCCCCGGGCAGCGGATGTCCCGTTCTTCTCGTTCGTGAGCCGGGGTGTGCCGACCCTCAATAACCGAGTCGGTGCCAAAGGTTGCGGCGAAGCCGGTTGCGCCGGCTCGCTGCCTTCGGTCATGAACGCAGTGGTCGACGCCCTGGCGCCGTATGGCATCACGCATCTGGACATGCCCGCGACGCCTCAAGCGGTCTGGCGGGCGGTTCAGTCCGGGCGGATCGGATAG
- a CDS encoding GNAT family N-acetyltransferase: MKSPTVRVMTAADEASAVEIVVLAFATDPMARWTWPRANQYLAAMPRMARAFGSKAFSNGSAFYTDDYTGVALWLPPKVHPDEEELGAVVESTVAPSLAAETTAIFEQMAKYHLTEPHWYLPLISVDPAHQGEGHGDALMAYALAQCDRDHMPAYLESSNPRNMSLYRRHGFEALGEIQVGSSPTLVPMLRRSR; encoded by the coding sequence GTGAAATCACCGACAGTGAGAGTCATGACCGCGGCCGATGAAGCTTCGGCGGTCGAAATCGTCGTGCTGGCGTTTGCAACAGATCCCATGGCGAGATGGACCTGGCCGCGGGCAAACCAGTATCTTGCGGCTATGCCGCGAATGGCCCGCGCGTTCGGGAGCAAGGCCTTCTCCAACGGAAGCGCCTTTTACACCGACGACTACACCGGTGTCGCGCTGTGGCTCCCCCCCAAGGTGCATCCTGACGAGGAAGAGCTCGGTGCGGTGGTCGAGAGCACGGTTGCGCCCTCTCTTGCCGCCGAAACCACCGCGATATTCGAGCAGATGGCCAAGTACCATCTGACCGAGCCGCATTGGTATTTGCCCCTGATCAGCGTCGACCCGGCGCATCAAGGCGAAGGTCACGGCGATGCCTTGATGGCGTACGCGCTTGCACAATGTGACCGCGATCACATGCCGGCCTATTTGGAATCCTCGAACCCGCGCAACATGTCTCTCTACCGGCGTCACGGCTTCGAAGCGCTCGGCGAGATTCAGGTCGGTTCGTCGCCGACGCTCGTCCCGATGCTGCGGCGATCGCGTTGA